From Rutidosis leptorrhynchoides isolate AG116_Rl617_1_P2 chromosome 3, CSIRO_AGI_Rlap_v1, whole genome shotgun sequence, a single genomic window includes:
- the LOC139900017 gene encoding uncharacterized protein, producing the protein MKILSVNVRGFGVAGKFSWVKGLCLSEKPDITVFQETKCMNVNDFWVHQLWGHNDVGYAQKDAIGNSGGGDFFLAIRGTWVGFGHDKIVVNIYGPHCDSDKKKMWETLDNLMMGVDSGWVLCGDFNEVRSHEDRLNCVFHEARARKFNEFIVRNNLIEVPINGRKFTRISDDGTKFSKLDRFLVSNNFINLWNDLSINVLDKMESDHCPLVLHDGVDKVIIEGWNKDVRGYKKDCVFRDKLKNVKAELKDWSKKEFGNLDEENNSLKEIAQRWELKAENGTRSTLNNYRPISLIGSFYKIIAKLLSNRIRKVIPSLVGFEQSAFIKGRNILDGALIANESISYLKHERAKSLIFKVDFEKPFDCLNWDFLMEIMQIMGFGAKWRGWIRSCLESASISVLVNGSPTREFKIERGVRQGDPLSPFLFIIAAEGLNVLTKKVVYNKRFMGVEIGSEKIPISHLQYADDTIFFGEWSVTNLQNLFKLLKCFEHTSGLKVNYHKSNLFSIGVEKNEVKNMSSMFGCNSGTIPFIYLSLQVGGRMNKLESWNPVIDKFTKRLSNWKARSVWYGGRLTLVKSVLNSLPLFKRLYHLERDREATVGSRITLHGSDASVNGSWNREPMGRAKDELMQLQQMVRAANFNTDGVDSWHWEISNEGIFKTSVLSKLIDEKILHTNNSNASGTMRNMLVPKKVEVFVWRVLKGRILVLIELDKRGVGLHSVRCPICDNDIESINHSLLSYDKVRDVWDKIFGWWNISRPPNCNLASLLGIYTGQFSSDMGRKIWQAVVWTSVYLMWKNRNEKVFKNMVWNVPMAVCEIQVKSFEWIAKRCKEKYMHITKNVKETYGDLEKDKDEIVDEEETKHREVETGKEEEQKWMVFPSAPLVA; encoded by the exons atgaaGATACTCTCCGTAAATGTACGTGGGTTTGGGGTTGCGGGTAAATTTAGTTGGGTTAAAGGATTATGTTTGAGTGAGAAACCGGATATCACGGTATTTCAAGAAACAAAGTGTATGAATGTGAATGATTTTTGGGTTCATCAATTGTGGGGTCATAATGATGTTGGGTATGCACAAAAAGATGCTATTGGGAATTCGGGTG GTGGTGATTTCTTTTTAGCAATTAGGGGCACTTGGGTGGGATTCGGGCACGATAAAATAGTTGTTAATATATATGGACCTCATTGTGATAGTGATAAGAAGAAAATGTGGGAGACTCTTGATAATCTTATGATGGGTGTGGATTCGGGTTGGGTTTTATGTGGGGACTTTAACGAAGTTCGGAGTCATGAGGATAGACTCAATTGTGTGTTTCATGAAGCTAGAGCTAGGAAATTCAATGAGTTCATTGTTAGAAATAATCTTATTGAGGTCCCCATAAATGGAAGGAAATTCACACGTATTAGCGATGATGGCACTAAATTTAGCAAACTTGATAGGTTCCTCGTTTCGAATAATTTTATTAATCTATGGAATGATTTATCCATTAATGTTCTCGATAAAATGGAGTCCGATCATTGTCCTCTAGTCCTTCATGATG GTGTTGATAAGGTGATTATTGAGGGATGGAATAAAGATGTTCGTGGATATAAAAAAGATTGTGTATTTCGAGATAAGTTAAAAAACGTTAAAGCCGAATTGAAAGATTGGAGCAAAAAGGAATTCGGTAACCTTGATGAAGAAAATAATTCCTTGAAAGAGATTGCTCAAAGGTGGGAATTGAAAGCAGAAAATGGCACACGTTCGACTCTCAACAACTACCGTCCTATTAGTCTTATCGGAAGCTTTTACAAAATTATTGCGAAGCTACTTTCAAATAGAATTAGAAAGGTAATCCCATCTCTTGTCGGGTTTGAACAAAGCGCATTTATAAAGGGAAGGAATATTCTTGATGGGGCGTTAATTGCGAACGAATCTATTAGTTACCTAAAACATGAACGTGCTAAAAGTCTTATTTTTAAGGTTGATTTTGAAAAACCGTTCGATTGTTTGAATTGGGATTTTCTAATGGAGATAATGCAAATAATGGGGTTTGGGGCAAAGTGGAGAGGATGGATCCGTTCTTGTCTTGAATCGGCATCCATTTCGGTGTTAGTTAATGGTTCGCCCACACGTGAATTCAAAATAGAGAGAGGAGTTAGACAAGGCGACCCGCTATCACCATTTCTTTTTATAATAGCGGCAGAGGGATTAAATGTTTTGACAAAAAAGGTGGTCTATAATAAAAGATTCATGGGTGTAGAAATCGGATCCGAAAAGATCCCCATCTCGcacttacaatatgcggatgatactatCTTTTTTGGTGAGTGGAGTGTAACTAATCTCCAGAACCTTTTTAAACTTCTCAAGTGTTTTGAGCACACTTCGGGCTTAAAAGTAAATTACCATAAAAGCAATTTATTTAGTATTGGGGTTGAGAAAAATGAAGTCAAAAATATGAGTAGTATGTTTGGTTGTAATTCCGGCACAATCCCGTTTATCTATCTCAGTCTTCAGGTTGGTGGTAGAATGAATAAATTAGAAAGTTGGAACCCGGTTATAGATAAATTCACAAAAAGGCTCTCGAATTGGAAGGCACGTTCGGTGTGGTATGGTGGACGCTTGACCTTAGTGAAATCGGTGTTGAATAGTCTCccgtt GTTCAAGAGACTCTATCATTTGGAACGAGATCGAGAGGCAACAGTTGGGTCGAGAATCACTCTTCATGGGTCGGATGCGTCGGTCAATGGATCATGGAACAGAGAACCGATGGGCAGGGCAAAAGATGAGCTGATGCAATTACAACAGATGGTTCGAGCTGCTAATTTCAATACTGATGGTGTTGACTCGTGGCATTGGGAAATAAGCAACGAAGGTATTTTTAAAACAAGTGTATTATCAAAACTCATTGATGAAAAGATCCTTCATACGAATAATTCTAATGCTTCGGGTACTATGCGAAATATGTTGGTCCCCAAAAAAGTTGAAGTGTTTGTTTGGAGGGTCCTAAAAGGGAGAATTCTGGTGTTGATTGAATTAGATAAAAGGGGTGTCGGTTTACATTCGGTTCGTTGTCCAATTTGTGATAATGATATCGAAAGTATCAACCACTCCCTCTTATCTTATGATAAAGTTCGAGATGTTTGGGATAAAATCTTTGGATGGTGGAACATATCGCGTCCTCCAAATTGCAACTTAGCGTCACTTTTAGGCATCTATACGGGTCAATTTAGTTCGGATATGGGAAGGAAAATATGGCAAGCGGTGGTGTGGACAAGTGTGTATCTAATGTGGAAGAATCGCAATGAAAAAGTCTTTAAAAACATGGTGTGGAACGTACCAATGGCGGTTTGCGAAATACAAGTCAAAAGCTTCGAATGGATTGCGAAAAGGTGCAAAGAAAAG TACATGCACATAACTAAAAATGTGAAAGAGACATATGGAGATTTGGAGAAAGATAAAGATGAAATTGTCGACGAAGAAGAAACTAAACATCGAGAAGTAGAAACTGGTAAGGAAGAAGAACAAAAGTGGATGGTCTTTCCAAGCGCTCCATTAGTTGCTTAA